Proteins encoded within one genomic window of Polaribacter sp. NJDZ03:
- a CDS encoding DUF2461 domain-containing protein, with protein sequence MQFEKSSFQFLKDLQENNNREWFTEHKPTFVKHQKNLKELFLAMQMDLEKHDEIDKMKIYRIYRDVRFSKDKTPYNPRFAVSFSRLGKQLRGGYFLQIKPGGTFLGGGFWQPEKDDLFRLRKEIEQDSFEFREILEHKDFVRYFEGKFGGDELKSAPRGFDKEHKDIDLLRKKGFVATRNFTDAEVLAPNFLEELDKSFKALRPFFNLFSDVLTTNLNGETIV encoded by the coding sequence ATGCAATTCGAAAAATCTAGCTTTCAGTTTTTAAAAGATTTACAAGAAAATAATAATAGAGAGTGGTTTACAGAGCATAAACCTACTTTTGTAAAGCATCAAAAAAATCTAAAAGAATTATTTTTAGCAATGCAAATGGATTTAGAAAAGCATGATGAAATAGATAAAATGAAAATTTATCGTATTTATAGAGATGTTCGTTTTTCTAAAGATAAAACACCTTACAATCCCAGATTTGCTGTTTCTTTTTCCAGATTAGGAAAACAATTACGCGGAGGCTATTTCTTGCAAATAAAACCTGGAGGGACATTTTTGGGTGGAGGATTTTGGCAACCAGAAAAAGATGATTTATTCAGATTAAGAAAAGAAATTGAACAAGATTCATTTGAATTTAGAGAAATTTTAGAGCATAAAGACTTTGTAAGATACTTTGAAGGAAAATTTGGCGGAGATGAATTAAAATCTGCACCAAGAGGTTTTGACAAAGAACATAAAGACATCGATTTATTGCGTAAAAAAGGATTTGTAGCAACTCGAAATTTTACAGATGCAGAAGTTTTAGCACCTAACTTTTTAGAAGAATTGGATAAAAGTTTTAAAGCTTTACGTCCGTTTTTTAATTTGTTTAGTGATGTTTTAACGACGAACTTAAATGGAGAGACTATTGTTTAA
- a CDS encoding MATE family efflux transporter, which yields MTELANDLGTQKISTLLIKQAAPATIGILVMSLNMIVDTIFVGQWIGVLAIAAITVVLPIAFLISSIGMGIGIGGSSIISRALGAGNSKKAFLTFGNQVSLTVILAILFVILGFFFSVPLLNLFGAKGDILPIASEYFSVVIYGVPFLAFAMMGNPTIRAEGKPKFAMYAMMVPAVLNVILDIIFIKFFNWGMWGAGLATTISFMSSGSYILYFFLSSKSELKIIPKNFKLDFNIVREIVELGGVSIVRQGAISILMIVLNYSLFKYGGEISIAVYGIINRVMMFSLSPVMGVSQGFLPVAGYNIGANKNERVKETIKKALLYGSVLGTIIFIAILFFKEEVIGIFTTDTTLLAETPNAMLIVFLATPVITMQLVGSAYFQAAGKALPALFLTLLKQGIFLIPLAYFLPKYYGISGIWWSFPIADVLSTIITIIVLKREVDKNLKH from the coding sequence ATGACAGAATTAGCAAACGACTTAGGGACTCAAAAAATTAGTACACTATTAATTAAGCAAGCAGCTCCAGCTACCATAGGAATTCTTGTAATGTCTTTAAATATGATTGTCGATACTATTTTTGTGGGACAATGGATTGGTGTTTTAGCAATTGCTGCTATTACAGTAGTTTTGCCAATTGCTTTTCTAATTTCTTCTATAGGAATGGGAATAGGTATTGGAGGAAGCTCCATTATATCTAGAGCTTTAGGAGCAGGAAATTCTAAAAAAGCCTTTTTAACTTTTGGTAATCAGGTTTCATTAACTGTTATTTTAGCCATTCTTTTTGTAATTCTTGGATTTTTTTTTAGTGTACCCCTTCTAAATTTATTTGGTGCCAAAGGCGATATTTTACCCATAGCATCAGAATATTTTAGTGTTGTTATATATGGAGTTCCCTTTTTGGCTTTTGCAATGATGGGAAACCCAACCATTAGAGCAGAAGGAAAACCTAAATTTGCCATGTATGCAATGATGGTTCCTGCTGTACTAAATGTTATTTTAGATATTATTTTTATCAAATTTTTTAATTGGGGAATGTGGGGAGCAGGTTTAGCAACTACCATTTCTTTTATGAGTTCTGGGTCTTATATATTGTATTTCTTTTTATCTTCTAAAAGTGAATTAAAAATTATTCCTAAAAACTTTAAATTAGATTTTAATATTGTTAGAGAAATTGTAGAATTAGGAGGCGTTTCTATTGTAAGACAAGGTGCAATAAGTATCTTAATGATTGTTTTAAATTACTCTCTTTTTAAATATGGCGGAGAAATATCTATTGCCGTTTACGGAATTATTAACCGAGTAATGATGTTTTCACTCTCACCTGTTATGGGGGTTTCTCAAGGTTTTTTACCTGTTGCTGGTTATAATATTGGTGCAAATAAAAATGAAAGAGTTAAAGAAACTATTAAAAAAGCTCTTTTATATGGTTCTGTTTTAGGAACCATCATTTTTATAGCCATTTTATTTTTTAAAGAAGAAGTAATTGGTATTTTTACAACTGATACTACTTTATTAGCTGAAACGCCAAATGCAATGTTAATAGTCTTTTTAGCAACTCCAGTAATTACCATGCAGTTAGTTGGTTCTGCCTATTTTCAGGCAGCAGGAAAAGCATTACCGGCTTTATTTTTAACCCTTTTAAAACAAGGGATTTTCTTAATTCCGTTAGCTTATTTTTTGCCTAAATATTATGGAATTAGTGGTATTTGGTGGTCTTTCCCTATTGCAGATGTTTTATCGACCATAATTACAATTATCGTTTTAAAACGTGAGGTTGATAAGAATTTGAAGCACTAA
- a CDS encoding thioesterase family protein: MENVFTLTITVSSEDIDNLDHVNNLVYVKWMDKIATTHWAHLTKNHPLPQYVWVVMRHEIDYLKQASLGDLITVKTWVGETKGITSVRFMEFYKENTILVKAKTIWAMLDSKTFKPARIRENVLKVLQLPK, translated from the coding sequence GTGGAAAACGTATTTACATTAACGATTACAGTTTCATCCGAAGATATTGACAATTTAGATCATGTAAATAATTTGGTCTATGTAAAATGGATGGATAAAATAGCAACAACACATTGGGCTCATTTAACCAAAAATCATCCACTACCACAGTATGTTTGGGTAGTAATGAGGCATGAAATTGATTATTTAAAACAAGCTAGTTTAGGAGATTTAATTACTGTAAAAACGTGGGTGGGAGAAACCAAAGGGATTACTTCTGTCCGTTTTATGGAGTTTTATAAAGAGAATACTATATTGGTGAAAGCCAAAACAATATGGGCAATGTTAGATTCTAAAACCTTTAAGCCTGCAAGAATTAGAGAAAATGTTTTAAAAGTATTACAACTTCCTAAATAA
- a CDS encoding DEAD/DEAH box helicase — translation MSTFSSLGITKDYIQAIKELGISTPSEIQEKAIPILLDAPTDFIGLAQTGTGKTAAFGLPILHHIDASSDHIQALILSPTRELVQQIKKQLFKFTKFSEDKIFVEAVFGGEKIDRQMNNLKRTTHIVVATPGRLIDLIERGNIDISHVKTVVLDEADEMLSMGFKQDLNRILKFTTESDRKTWLFSATMPEEIKRIVKTYMDANAPRVEINRSSLVNANIRHHFAKTTLKEKAADIVTFLEKRQDQRGIIFCRTKAGAQNLAAFLIEEGFSTAALEGDMQQKERDKVMRAFKKENLQYLVSTDVSARGIDVSGLEFVIHHQLPEQLEYYTHRSGRTARAGKTGVSIAFILPSEIVRIHEIQKELNIKFSEVTV, via the coding sequence ATGTCAACTTTTTCTTCCTTAGGAATTACCAAAGATTATATACAAGCAATTAAAGAATTAGGGATTTCTACGCCTTCAGAAATTCAAGAGAAAGCAATTCCAATTTTATTGGATGCGCCTACAGATTTTATTGGTTTAGCACAAACAGGTACAGGTAAAACGGCTGCTTTTGGTTTGCCTATACTTCATCATATAGATGCGAGTTCAGACCATATACAAGCGTTAATTTTATCGCCAACCAGAGAGTTGGTACAACAAATAAAAAAGCAATTATTTAAGTTTACGAAGTTTAGTGAAGATAAAATATTTGTAGAAGCTGTTTTTGGTGGAGAAAAAATTGACAGACAAATGAATAATCTTAAGAGAACTACGCATATTGTTGTAGCTACTCCTGGTAGATTAATCGATTTAATAGAAAGAGGAAACATTGATATTAGCCATGTAAAAACAGTAGTTTTAGATGAAGCTGATGAAATGTTAAGCATGGGTTTTAAACAAGATTTAAATAGAATCTTAAAATTTACAACCGAATCTGATAGAAAAACTTGGTTATTTTCTGCAACAATGCCAGAAGAAATTAAGAGAATTGTAAAGACCTATATGGATGCTAATGCGCCAAGAGTAGAAATTAATAGAAGCTCTTTGGTAAATGCAAATATCCGTCATCATTTTGCTAAAACTACCTTAAAAGAAAAAGCGGCAGATATTGTAACTTTCTTAGAAAAGAGACAAGACCAAAGAGGTATTATCTTTTGTAGAACAAAAGCAGGTGCACAGAATTTAGCTGCATTTTTAATTGAAGAAGGTTTTTCTACGGCAGCTTTAGAAGGAGATATGCAACAAAAAGAACGCGACAAAGTAATGCGTGCTTTTAAGAAAGAGAATTTACAATATTTGGTTTCTACAGATGTTTCTGCACGTGGTATTGATGTTAGTGGTTTAGAATTTGTAATTCACCATCAATTACCAGAACAATTAGAATACTACACCCACAGAAGTGGAAGAACTGCAAGAGCAGGAAAAACAGGAGTTTCAATTGCTTTTATTTTACCTTCAGAAATCGTGAGAATTCATGAAATTCAGAAAGAGTTAAATATTAAGTTTTCTGAAGTTACCGTATAA
- a CDS encoding trimeric intracellular cation channel family protein, producing the protein MELIYVLDILGTFAFAISGALVASDKKLDLFGVLIIAFVTAVGGGMLRDVLMNAHPINWIGDLNYLYTIFTAVIFTFLFKSKIIYLGKTMFLFDTIGISVFTLLGLKKGLLFDLHPIIALIMGMLTAVFGGVLRDVLTNKIPLIFEKEIYASACLVGGIAYLILSQFNVPENVVFVLSACIIVIIRVVSVKFQLELPKIKEDLFTKK; encoded by the coding sequence ATGGAACTCATTTATGTTTTAGATATCTTAGGAACTTTTGCTTTTGCAATTAGTGGCGCTTTAGTAGCATCTGATAAAAAGTTAGATTTATTTGGTGTGCTAATTATTGCTTTTGTAACTGCAGTTGGTGGCGGAATGTTGCGTGATGTTTTAATGAATGCGCATCCGATAAATTGGATTGGTGATTTAAATTATCTCTATACTATTTTTACAGCCGTTATTTTTACATTTCTTTTTAAAAGTAAAATAATTTACTTAGGGAAAACAATGTTTTTGTTTGATACAATAGGGATTAGTGTTTTTACTTTGTTAGGTTTAAAAAAAGGATTATTGTTTGATTTACATCCTATTATTGCTTTAATAATGGGTATGCTTACTGCTGTTTTTGGAGGTGTTTTACGTGATGTCTTAACCAATAAAATACCTTTAATTTTTGAAAAAGAAATTTATGCTTCTGCTTGTTTAGTTGGTGGAATCGCTTATTTAATTTTAAGTCAATTTAATGTTCCTGAAAATGTAGTTTTTGTATTATCAGCATGTATTATAGTTATTATCAGGGTAGTTTCTGTTAAGTTTCAGTTAGAATTGCCTAAAATTAAAGAAGATCTATTTACAAAAAAGTAA
- a CDS encoding MaoC family dehydratase — MKPLEFTNFEDFKKIKGQQLPVGDWYTITQQMIDDFANATLDKQWIHIDEKRAEKESPFKATIAHGFMSVAMISKLLEASFSIKSIKMGLNYGLNKVRFPNPVPVNSQLRMITVVKEIKEMPHNGIKVTFSCTIAIKGQEKPACVAEFLAAFFQ, encoded by the coding sequence TTGAAACCATTAGAGTTTACAAATTTCGAAGATTTTAAAAAGATAAAGGGACAACAATTGCCTGTTGGAGATTGGTATACTATTACCCAGCAAATGATTGATGATTTTGCAAATGCTACTTTAGACAAACAATGGATTCATATTGATGAAAAAAGAGCAGAGAAGGAGAGTCCTTTTAAAGCTACCATTGCACATGGTTTTATGTCTGTAGCCATGATTTCTAAATTATTAGAGGCTTCTTTTTCGATAAAAAGTATTAAAATGGGCTTGAATTATGGCTTAAATAAAGTCCGTTTTCCTAATCCTGTTCCTGTAAATAGTCAATTAAGGATGATTACAGTTGTTAAGGAAATTAAAGAAATGCCCCATAACGGAATAAAAGTTACATTTTCTTGTACGATAGCAATTAAAGGACAAGAAAAACCAGCTTGTGTTGCAGAGTTTCTTGCCGCTTTTTTTCAATAA
- a CDS encoding TolC family protein encodes MKTYILIFLLFFTSGYFAQEKVASVMTLSEYLGYVKNYHPIVKQAHLIINESEAKLLKARGAFDPKIEVDFNKKQFKEKEYYNKLNAAFKIPTYYGIEFKANFENNDGYYLNPENTVPEDGLYSAGVSVSLLKGLLINTRMASLKQAKFFLNQAKEDQQILVNEILYNASLSYFNWLKTYHQNSVYKEFLTNAEIRFKATKIAFLEGEKPAIDTTEASITLKTRKLNLEKSRIKLVKSSLELSNFLWLNDNTPVELKETIIPDIHTVDNVDVTFNIALFNNANFDITNHPKIKSLEYKIKSLRIDKNLKLNNLLPKLDVQYNFLTENRNQINSLNTQNYKAGINFKVPLFLRKERGDFKLSKIKLQDKKFENEVAKVAIKNKVNAIQQELDSYVLQNSLTTDIVKDYGTLLKAEDRKFFLGESSLFLVNYREVKLIEAKLKAIDLENTFFKTKASLFKATGISIVE; translated from the coding sequence ATGAAAACATATATTTTAATATTTCTTCTATTTTTTACTTCTGGGTATTTTGCACAAGAAAAAGTAGCTTCTGTTATGACATTGTCGGAGTATTTAGGCTATGTAAAAAACTATCATCCTATTGTAAAACAAGCGCATCTTATTATCAATGAAAGCGAAGCTAAATTACTAAAAGCAAGAGGTGCTTTTGACCCAAAAATTGAAGTGGATTTTAATAAAAAACAGTTTAAAGAAAAAGAGTATTATAATAAATTAAATGCCGCTTTTAAAATACCAACGTATTACGGAATTGAGTTTAAAGCAAATTTTGAAAACAATGATGGCTATTACTTAAATCCAGAAAATACGGTTCCAGAAGATGGGTTATATAGTGCTGGAGTTTCTGTTTCTTTATTAAAAGGTCTTTTAATAAATACAAGAATGGCTTCTTTAAAACAAGCTAAATTCTTTTTAAACCAAGCAAAAGAAGACCAACAGATTTTGGTAAATGAAATTTTATACAACGCTTCTCTTTCTTATTTTAATTGGCTTAAAACATATCATCAAAATAGTGTTTATAAAGAATTTTTAACAAATGCAGAAATCCGTTTTAAAGCTACAAAAATAGCTTTTTTAGAAGGAGAAAAACCAGCGATAGATACTACCGAAGCATCTATTACATTAAAAACCAGAAAACTAAATTTAGAAAAATCTAGAATAAAATTAGTAAAATCTTCTTTAGAATTGTCTAATTTTTTATGGTTAAATGATAATACACCTGTAGAACTAAAAGAAACTATTATTCCTGATATTCATACAGTAGATAATGTAGATGTTACTTTTAATATTGCGTTATTTAATAATGCTAATTTTGATATTACTAACCATCCTAAAATTAAATCTTTAGAATACAAAATAAAGAGTTTACGTATTGATAAAAACTTGAAATTGAATAACTTACTACCTAAACTAGATGTTCAATATAATTTTTTAACAGAAAACAGAAATCAAATAAACTCTTTAAATACTCAAAATTATAAAGCAGGAATTAATTTTAAAGTCCCTTTATTTCTAAGAAAAGAAAGAGGAGATTTTAAACTATCGAAAATTAAGCTTCAAGACAAAAAATTTGAAAATGAAGTAGCTAAAGTTGCCATCAAAAATAAAGTAAATGCTATTCAGCAAGAATTAGATTCTTATGTTTTACAAAATAGTTTAACAACTGATATTGTTAAGGATTATGGAACCTTGTTAAAAGCAGAAGATCGTAAGTTTTTCTTAGGAGAGAGCTCTCTTTTCTTGGTCAATTATCGTGAAGTTAAATTAATTGAAGCCAAGCTAAAAGCTATTGATTTAGAAAATACTTTCTTTAAAACTAAAGCAAGTTTATTTAAAGCAACTGGTATTTCTATTGTAGAATAA
- a CDS encoding HlyD family secretion protein — protein MLNISNNQLHKNFDLAAFKSGKNIFTKEYYKAFNKFLLAFAIIGFIALFLPWTQNITGQGLVTTLTPNQRPQTIQSQIPGRIEEWFVTEGDFVKKGDTILRISEVKSDYFDNRLIERTSDQINAKSSSVISYQGKVAALKRQVNALKQEQVLKIEQTKNKLLQSKLKVKSDSIDFEAAKTNSTIAETQYDRTKTLQEEGLKAVIDVEEKRIKLQATQAKLISQENKLLASRNNVLNAKLELSRINATYTDKISKSQSDMYTAQSSGFDAEAQVSKLENSRSNYSVRNSLLFITAPQNGYINKALKGGIGGTFKEGEDLVGIMPEKYDLAVETFVRPIDLPLLHIGEKMRIQFDGWPAIVFSGWPNASYGTYGATVIAIENFISTNGKYRVLLAPDKTADNDWPEAIRVGSGARTIALLEDVPIYFEIWRQLNSFPPNYYQPKGAKSDTKKK, from the coding sequence ATGTTAAATATATCTAACAACCAATTACATAAAAACTTTGATTTAGCTGCGTTTAAATCTGGTAAGAATATTTTTACTAAAGAATATTATAAGGCTTTTAATAAATTTCTTTTAGCCTTTGCTATTATAGGTTTTATAGCGCTCTTTTTACCTTGGACACAGAATATAACGGGCCAAGGTTTAGTAACCACTTTAACACCAAACCAAAGACCACAAACAATTCAATCTCAAATTCCTGGAAGAATTGAAGAATGGTTTGTAACAGAAGGAGATTTTGTAAAAAAAGGAGATACCATTTTAAGAATATCTGAAGTTAAAAGTGATTATTTCGACAATCGCTTAATAGAAAGAACTAGCGATCAAATTAATGCTAAATCCTCTTCAGTTATATCATACCAAGGTAAAGTAGCCGCATTAAAAAGACAAGTTAATGCGCTTAAACAAGAACAAGTGTTAAAAATTGAGCAAACAAAAAACAAACTTTTACAATCTAAATTAAAAGTAAAAAGTGATAGTATCGATTTTGAAGCTGCCAAAACAAATAGCACCATTGCAGAAACACAATACGATAGAACAAAAACTTTGCAAGAAGAAGGTTTAAAAGCCGTCATAGATGTAGAGGAAAAACGAATAAAACTACAAGCTACACAAGCCAAATTAATTTCACAAGAAAATAAATTATTAGCAAGTAGAAATAATGTTTTAAATGCAAAACTAGAGTTATCTAGAATTAATGCAACGTATACCGATAAAATTTCTAAATCACAAAGTGATATGTACACAGCACAATCAAGTGGTTTTGATGCTGAAGCACAAGTGTCTAAATTAGAAAATAGTAGAAGTAATTATAGTGTTAGAAATAGCTTATTATTTATTACGGCACCACAAAATGGTTATATAAACAAAGCGCTAAAAGGCGGAATTGGAGGTACTTTTAAAGAAGGTGAAGACCTTGTTGGTATTATGCCAGAAAAATACGATTTAGCAGTAGAAACCTTTGTAAGACCAATTGATTTGCCCTTATTACATATAGGTGAAAAAATGCGTATTCAGTTTGATGGTTGGCCAGCAATTGTATTTAGTGGATGGCCAAATGCTTCTTACGGTACGTATGGTGCAACGGTTATTGCTATCGAAAATTTTATTAGTACTAATGGTAAATATAGAGTTTTATTAGCGCCAGATAAAACTGCTGATAATGATTGGCCAGAAGCAATTAGAGTGGGATCTGGCGCTAGAACAATTGCGTTGTTAGAAGATGTACCTATTTATTTTGAAATATGGAGACAACTAAATAGCTTCCCTCCTAACTACTATCAACCAAAAGGAGCAAAAAGTGATACAAAGAAAAAATAA
- a CDS encoding peptidase domain-containing ABC transporter yields MEQKQLTPWKRFIGLLKLERKDIFQIFYYAIFGGIVALSLPLGIQAIINLIQGAQISSSWIVLVIMVTIGVLFSGALQLMQLRIIETIQQRIFTRASFELSFRFPKIKMNELRNDYPPELANRFFDTLTIQKGLSKILIDIPTALLQIIFALILLSFYHSFFIVFGILLLLLIYIVFKFTAQKGLETSLIESKKKYKVAHWIQEVARTLVSFKLSGNTSLALQKNDDLVSQYLEARENHFKILMIQFIQMISFKVIVTASLLLIGGALVLNQEMNIGQFVAAEIIILLVIQSVEKLIIGLESFYDVLTSIEKIGQVVDKELEPQEGERPLFKEGLTIELEDVSFGVENREKHIIKNISFTLKPKSRILVMGESGAGKSTLLRLISGVIEPVAGNIYINNLSLSSLHLNHYRSQLGLSLSDETPFEGSIKNNLVFGDKNIKDDIIYDALEIVGLTQFLKEQPKGLETVLYPEGKQMSYTIAKKLILARAIIKQPKIMILEDPLDQFNLEETVRIINYLTDIKRPWTLIVVSSKKSWRTQCNETITLEKGEIKSIN; encoded by the coding sequence ATGGAACAAAAACAATTAACTCCTTGGAAAAGGTTTATTGGTTTATTAAAACTAGAAAGAAAAGACATCTTCCAAATATTTTACTATGCTATTTTTGGCGGAATTGTAGCTTTATCTCTACCCTTAGGTATTCAGGCAATTATCAATTTAATACAAGGTGCACAAATATCTAGTTCTTGGATTGTGTTAGTAATTATGGTTACCATTGGTGTTCTTTTTTCTGGAGCATTACAATTAATGCAATTAAGAATTATAGAAACCATTCAACAAAGAATATTTACACGAGCTTCCTTTGAACTCAGTTTTCGTTTTCCAAAAATAAAAATGAATGAACTGCGTAATGATTATCCACCAGAATTAGCCAATCGTTTTTTTGATACATTAACCATACAGAAAGGACTATCTAAAATATTAATTGATATACCAACAGCACTTCTACAAATTATTTTCGCCTTAATTTTGTTATCTTTTTACCATTCTTTTTTTATTGTATTTGGTATTCTATTGTTACTTTTAATATATATCGTATTTAAATTTACAGCTCAAAAAGGACTAGAAACTAGTTTAATAGAATCTAAGAAAAAGTACAAAGTAGCCCATTGGATACAAGAAGTTGCAAGAACTCTAGTGAGCTTTAAATTATCTGGAAACACTAGTTTAGCTCTTCAGAAAAACGATGATTTAGTGAGTCAATATTTAGAAGCAAGAGAAAATCATTTTAAAATATTGATGATACAATTTATTCAAATGATAAGTTTTAAGGTAATAGTAACTGCTAGTTTATTGCTAATTGGTGGTGCTTTAGTTTTAAATCAAGAAATGAATATTGGGCAATTTGTTGCTGCAGAAATCATTATCCTTTTGGTTATTCAGTCTGTAGAAAAACTAATTATAGGTTTAGAATCTTTTTACGATGTGCTAACATCCATAGAAAAAATAGGACAAGTTGTAGATAAAGAGCTTGAACCTCAAGAAGGAGAAAGACCTTTATTTAAAGAAGGTTTAACAATAGAGTTAGAGGATGTTTCTTTTGGTGTAGAAAATAGAGAGAAACATATTATTAAAAATATTTCATTTACCTTAAAACCTAAAAGTAGAATTTTAGTAATGGGAGAAAGTGGCGCAGGTAAGTCTACTTTATTACGTTTAATTTCTGGAGTTATAGAACCCGTTGCAGGTAATATTTATATCAATAATCTATCACTAAGTAGCCTACATTTAAATCATTATCGTTCTCAATTAGGTTTATCGTTATCAGACGAAACACCATTTGAAGGTAGTATTAAAAACAATTTAGTTTTTGGTGATAAAAACATTAAAGATGATATTATATATGATGCTTTAGAAATTGTTGGTTTAACACAATTCTTAAAAGAGCAACCCAAGGGATTAGAAACTGTTTTATATCCCGAAGGGAAACAAATGTCTTACACAATTGCAAAGAAATTAATTTTAGCGAGAGCTATTATAAAGCAACCTAAAATAATGATTTTAGAAGACCCTTTAGATCAATTTAATTTAGAAGAAACAGTCCGTATCATTAATTATTTAACAGATATTAAAAGACCTTGGACTTTAATTGTAGTGAGCAGTAAAAAGAGCTGGAGAACTCAATGTAACGAAACAATTACGTTAGAAAAAGGTGAAATTAAATCAATAAATTAA
- a CDS encoding TetR/AcrR family transcriptional regulator has translation MKNLLSVLKISVSDKIFIKDPETSVLGKKIIEHSILLIHEIGFEAYTFKKLGTKIGSNESSIYRYFESKHKLLLYLSSWYWAWLEYQLVLETFSITNPLEKLEKAIFIVTRVVEEDGNLPHINEKILYKIIVSENSKHLLPKEVDAKNKEGYYETYKRIITRISDIILAVNTNYPYSLSLASTLIEGSLHQHYLKEHFPSITNCNKDKNSTQFFTELVKNTIK, from the coding sequence ATGAAAAACTTATTATCTGTTTTAAAAATTTCTGTATCAGATAAAATTTTTATAAAAGATCCCGAAACTTCTGTTTTAGGGAAAAAAATTATAGAACATAGTATTTTACTGATTCATGAAATTGGTTTTGAAGCTTATACTTTTAAAAAACTAGGAACTAAAATTGGTTCTAATGAGAGTTCTATTTACAGGTATTTTGAAAGTAAGCATAAGTTGCTTTTATACTTATCATCTTGGTACTGGGCATGGTTAGAATATCAATTAGTTTTAGAAACCTTTAGCATTACTAATCCTTTAGAAAAGCTAGAAAAAGCCATTTTTATTGTAACTAGAGTTGTAGAAGAAGATGGAAATTTACCGCACATCAATGAAAAAATATTATATAAAATTATTGTTAGCGAAAACTCTAAACACTTACTTCCTAAAGAAGTAGATGCAAAAAACAAAGAAGGATATTATGAAACTTATAAAAGAATAATTACTAGAATTAGTGATATTATTTTAGCTGTAAACACAAACTACCCATACTCTTTAAGCTTAGCGAGTACACTAATAGAAGGCAGTTTACATCAACATTACTTAAAAGAACATTTCCCTTCTATTACAAACTGTAATAAAGATAAAAATTCAACACAGTTTTTTACTGAACTCGTAAAAAATACAATTAAATAA
- a CDS encoding cold-shock protein yields MAKSQQTFSKSEKEKKRLKKRLDKQKKMDARKADKDENGSTGIQFAYVDHNGNLTDTPPDPELKVEYELEDIQISVTKKEDLPEEDPVRKGKVSFFDSSKGFGFIIDLENNEKYFTHVSGLIDEIAENDKVSFELERGMRGMNAVKVKKV; encoded by the coding sequence ATGGCAAAATCGCAGCAAACCTTTAGTAAAAGTGAAAAAGAAAAAAAACGTTTAAAAAAACGTTTAGATAAGCAAAAGAAAATGGACGCTAGAAAAGCGGACAAAGATGAAAATGGATCAACAGGTATCCAATTTGCTTATGTGGATCATAATGGAAATTTAACAGATACTCCACCAGATCCAGAATTAAAAGTAGAATATGAATTGGAAGATATTCAGATTTCTGTAACCAAAAAAGAAGATTTACCAGAAGAAGATCCTGTTAGAAAAGGAAAAGTTTCTTTCTTTGATTCTTCTAAAGGTTTTGGTTTTATTATAGACTTAGAAAATAACGAAAAATATTTTACACACGTAAGTGGTTTAATAGATGAAATTGCAGAAAACGATAAAGTTTCTTTCGAATTAGAAAGAGGAATGCGTGGTATGAATGCAGTAAAAGTTAAGAAAGTTTAA
- a CDS encoding AraC family transcriptional regulator, whose translation MFTSFSSHTLKNNVNFYAENLKTTPQNLNANCRKEYDKSASDIISEHIIKEVKRRLLYTNGAISDIAYSLDFKDSSHFTKYFKRYTGETHKELKLI comes from the coding sequence ATATTTACATCTTTTTCATCTCACACATTAAAAAATAATGTAAACTTTTATGCAGAAAATTTAAAGACTACTCCTCAAAACTTAAATGCAAACTGTAGAAAAGAGTATGATAAATCTGCTTCAGATATTATTTCAGAACATATAATTAAAGAAGTTAAAAGAAGATTGTTATATACTAATGGCGCAATAAGTGATATTGCTTATAGTTTAGACTTTAAAGATTCTTCTCACTTTACTAAATATTTTAAACGATATACAGGGGAAACCCATAAGGAGTTAAAATTAATATGA